Proteins from a genomic interval of Zingiber officinale cultivar Zhangliang chromosome 2A, Zo_v1.1, whole genome shotgun sequence:
- the LOC122042208 gene encoding probable LRR receptor-like serine/threonine-protein kinase At1g63430 isoform X1: MKQSLGFRLLLGLVFSWRAVLAQVQSFPHYEVSALVAFKRSAFEDPFSALSDWDSVDGSPCSWTGVTCSANRDCVVSLNLSGSSLKGFLTPELKKLRCLQELHLNNNLLLGTIPAEIGMLKNLTVLDLSMNRLTGPIPPVLGELIAVNKLDLHSNGLTGSIPPGLGKLENLVELRLDRNRLGGQIPGGSNLNVSASSHGFRHATDSKSGGLCQLSKLRMVDFSYNFLVGQIPSCLKYHQRSSFQGNCFQDKYTILQRTTKSCRSNKNQAIAKERNKQPTGEHKKHQSPQQPEWLLILGVTTGFLVVVFIITGIATAVRTCRLKTLEKIHWKKTMSWKDDMAISIDGDMLKNVLRFSREELEIACEDFSNIIGTSPHSMVYKGTMKDSTEVAVISLCNLEDQWTNYLELSFHNKVADLARLDHENLAKLLGYCKENEPFSRMLVLGYASNGTLYEHLHYGDGSQLSWIRRMKIILGVARGLRYLHTELQPPFVLSEMSSNAVYLTEEFSPKLVDFESWKIIFSESKKSAGYFSRVSLPEYNVPREQQEMEIQANIFAFGVVLLEIISGRPPYCKERGCLINWATKYLQNPEEISKLVDPELKNTKSEDLAVICSAVSLCIEPDPTKRPSMQIITAALENGIDLSPAALLKESPLAWAELALSS; the protein is encoded by the exons ATGAAGCAGTCGCTCGGGTTTCGGCTACTTCTAGGTCTTGTTTTCAGTTGGAGGGCCGTTCTCGCGCAGGTTCAGTCCTTTCCACACTATGAAG TCTCTGCGCTGGTCGCCTTTAAGCGCTCGGCATTTGAGGACCCTTTCTCGGCTTTATCCGATTGGGATTCCGTCGACGGAAGTCCTTGCAGCTGGACCGGAGTCACCTGCTCTGCGAATCGGGATTGTGTGGTTTCCCT AAACCTTTCTGGATCGTCATTGAAAGGGTTTCTTACTCCAGAACTTAAAAAGCTCCGTTGTCTGCAAGAATT GCATTTGAACAACAACTTGCTTTTAGGCACGATACCAGCGGAAATAGGGATGCTAAAGAATCTTACTGTGTTGGATTTGAGCATGAATCGGCTCACTGGTCCTATACCTCCCGTACTTGGAGAATTAATTGCCGTCAATAAATT aGATCTCCATTCCAATGGGTTGACGGGTAGCATACCTCCTGGACTTGGTAAATTAGAAAATCTTGTGGAGTTACGATTAGACAGGAATAGGCTTGGGGGACAGATTCCTGGAGGCAGCAACTTAAATGTTTCTGCATCATCGCACGGCTT TAGGCATGCAACTGATAGCAAAAGCGGTGGCCTTTGCCAGTTATCTAAGTTAAGAATGGTAGATTTTTCCTACAACTTCTTGGTTGGACAAATACCATCATGTTTGAAGTATCATCAAAg GTCAAGTTTCCAAGGAAACTGCTTTCAAGATAAATACACCATTCTGCAACGAACGACTAAATCCT GTCGTTCGAACAAAAATCAGGCAATAGCCAAGGAGAGAAATAAACAACCCACTGGAGAGCATAAAAAGCATCAGAGTCCACAGCAACCAGAATGGCTTCTGATCCTGGGGGTCACAACTGGATTTCTTGTAGTTGTCTTCATTATCACTGGAATTGCCACTGCTGTAAGGACTTGTAGGTTAAAAACATTGGAGAAAATCCACTGGAAGAAAACTATGAGTTGGAAGGACGACATGGCAATATCAATAG ATGGTGACATGTTAAAAAATGTCCTGAGGTTTAGCCGAGAGGAACTTGAAATAGCTTGTGAGGATTTCAGCAATATAATTGGTACTTCCCCACATAGTATGGTCTACAAAGGAACAATGAAGGATTCAACTGAAGTTGCCGTTATCTCATTATGCAACTTAGAAGACCAATGGACAAACTATCTCGAGTTATCCTTTCATAATAAG GTAGCAGATCTGGCCAGACTGGATCATGAAAACCTAGCAAAGTTACTTGGTTATTGCAAAGAAAATGAACCTTTTTCAAGGATGCTGGTACTTGGTTATGCCTCTAATGGGACATTATATGAACATTTGCATT ATGGTGATGGATCTCAGTTATCTTGGATTAGACGCATGAAAATAATTCTAGGGGTTGCTCGGGGATTGAGGTACTTGCACACAGAGCTGCAACCGCCATTTGTGTTATCTGAGATGAGTTCCAATGCGGTGTATCTTACTGAAGAATTTTCTCCAAAG TTGGTTGATTTTGAGAGCTGGAAAATTATTTTCTCAGAATCTAAGAAAAGTGCTGGTTACTTCAGCAGAGTCTCTCTTCCAGAATATAATGTTCCTCGAGAGCAACAAGAAATGGAAATTCAAGCTAACATCTTTGCTTTTGGAGTAGTTTTACTGGAAATAATCAGTGGAAGACCTCCATATTGCAAGGAAAGAGGGTGTCtgataaattgg GCCACAAAGTATCTTCAAAACCCAGAAGAGATAAGTAAACTAGTAGACCCTGAACTGAAAAACACAAAGTCAGAAGACCTCGCGGTCATATGCAGCGCGGTTAGCCTCTGCATCGAACCCGATCCCACAAAGAGACCGTCGATGCAAATAATAACCGCTGCGTTGGAGAATGGAATCGACTTATCACCTGCTGCCCTACTCAAGGAATCTCCTTTGGCATGGGCTGAGCTAGCCTTGTCTTCCTAA
- the LOC122042208 gene encoding probable LRR receptor-like serine/threonine-protein kinase At1g63430 isoform X2: protein MKQSLGFRLLLGLVFSWRAVLAQVQSFPHYEVSALVAFKRSAFEDPFSALSDWDSVDGSPCSWTGVTCSANRDCVVSLNLSGSSLKGFLTPELKKLRCLQELHLNNNLLLGTIPAEIGMLKNLTVLDLSMNRLTGPIPPVLGELIAVNKLDLHSNGLTGSIPPGLGKLENLVELRLDRNRLGGQIPGGSNLNVSASSHGLHATDSKSGGLCQLSKLRMVDFSYNFLVGQIPSCLKYHQRSSFQGNCFQDKYTILQRTTKSCRSNKNQAIAKERNKQPTGEHKKHQSPQQPEWLLILGVTTGFLVVVFIITGIATAVRTCRLKTLEKIHWKKTMSWKDDMAISIDGDMLKNVLRFSREELEIACEDFSNIIGTSPHSMVYKGTMKDSTEVAVISLCNLEDQWTNYLELSFHNKVADLARLDHENLAKLLGYCKENEPFSRMLVLGYASNGTLYEHLHYGDGSQLSWIRRMKIILGVARGLRYLHTELQPPFVLSEMSSNAVYLTEEFSPKLVDFESWKIIFSESKKSAGYFSRVSLPEYNVPREQQEMEIQANIFAFGVVLLEIISGRPPYCKERGCLINWATKYLQNPEEISKLVDPELKNTKSEDLAVICSAVSLCIEPDPTKRPSMQIITAALENGIDLSPAALLKESPLAWAELALSS from the exons ATGAAGCAGTCGCTCGGGTTTCGGCTACTTCTAGGTCTTGTTTTCAGTTGGAGGGCCGTTCTCGCGCAGGTTCAGTCCTTTCCACACTATGAAG TCTCTGCGCTGGTCGCCTTTAAGCGCTCGGCATTTGAGGACCCTTTCTCGGCTTTATCCGATTGGGATTCCGTCGACGGAAGTCCTTGCAGCTGGACCGGAGTCACCTGCTCTGCGAATCGGGATTGTGTGGTTTCCCT AAACCTTTCTGGATCGTCATTGAAAGGGTTTCTTACTCCAGAACTTAAAAAGCTCCGTTGTCTGCAAGAATT GCATTTGAACAACAACTTGCTTTTAGGCACGATACCAGCGGAAATAGGGATGCTAAAGAATCTTACTGTGTTGGATTTGAGCATGAATCGGCTCACTGGTCCTATACCTCCCGTACTTGGAGAATTAATTGCCGTCAATAAATT aGATCTCCATTCCAATGGGTTGACGGGTAGCATACCTCCTGGACTTGGTAAATTAGAAAATCTTGTGGAGTTACGATTAGACAGGAATAGGCTTGGGGGACAGATTCCTGGAGGCAGCAACTTAAATGTTTCTGCATCATCGCACGGCTT GCATGCAACTGATAGCAAAAGCGGTGGCCTTTGCCAGTTATCTAAGTTAAGAATGGTAGATTTTTCCTACAACTTCTTGGTTGGACAAATACCATCATGTTTGAAGTATCATCAAAg GTCAAGTTTCCAAGGAAACTGCTTTCAAGATAAATACACCATTCTGCAACGAACGACTAAATCCT GTCGTTCGAACAAAAATCAGGCAATAGCCAAGGAGAGAAATAAACAACCCACTGGAGAGCATAAAAAGCATCAGAGTCCACAGCAACCAGAATGGCTTCTGATCCTGGGGGTCACAACTGGATTTCTTGTAGTTGTCTTCATTATCACTGGAATTGCCACTGCTGTAAGGACTTGTAGGTTAAAAACATTGGAGAAAATCCACTGGAAGAAAACTATGAGTTGGAAGGACGACATGGCAATATCAATAG ATGGTGACATGTTAAAAAATGTCCTGAGGTTTAGCCGAGAGGAACTTGAAATAGCTTGTGAGGATTTCAGCAATATAATTGGTACTTCCCCACATAGTATGGTCTACAAAGGAACAATGAAGGATTCAACTGAAGTTGCCGTTATCTCATTATGCAACTTAGAAGACCAATGGACAAACTATCTCGAGTTATCCTTTCATAATAAG GTAGCAGATCTGGCCAGACTGGATCATGAAAACCTAGCAAAGTTACTTGGTTATTGCAAAGAAAATGAACCTTTTTCAAGGATGCTGGTACTTGGTTATGCCTCTAATGGGACATTATATGAACATTTGCATT ATGGTGATGGATCTCAGTTATCTTGGATTAGACGCATGAAAATAATTCTAGGGGTTGCTCGGGGATTGAGGTACTTGCACACAGAGCTGCAACCGCCATTTGTGTTATCTGAGATGAGTTCCAATGCGGTGTATCTTACTGAAGAATTTTCTCCAAAG TTGGTTGATTTTGAGAGCTGGAAAATTATTTTCTCAGAATCTAAGAAAAGTGCTGGTTACTTCAGCAGAGTCTCTCTTCCAGAATATAATGTTCCTCGAGAGCAACAAGAAATGGAAATTCAAGCTAACATCTTTGCTTTTGGAGTAGTTTTACTGGAAATAATCAGTGGAAGACCTCCATATTGCAAGGAAAGAGGGTGTCtgataaattgg GCCACAAAGTATCTTCAAAACCCAGAAGAGATAAGTAAACTAGTAGACCCTGAACTGAAAAACACAAAGTCAGAAGACCTCGCGGTCATATGCAGCGCGGTTAGCCTCTGCATCGAACCCGATCCCACAAAGAGACCGTCGATGCAAATAATAACCGCTGCGTTGGAGAATGGAATCGACTTATCACCTGCTGCCCTACTCAAGGAATCTCCTTTGGCATGGGCTGAGCTAGCCTTGTCTTCCTAA